In the genome of Yarrowia lipolytica chromosome 1B, complete sequence, the window AGAGATTCCACTATCGAGAGGACGCCCACCGTTTGGCTAAGTAGCAAGATGAGGATGCCCGCTAGGAGTAGGATGGGGAAAAGCAGCGAGCGCGGCGACGGTACCGATTTCTTGGAGGTCCGTTTCGGTGATGCCGGGTTCTTTTCCaccatgatgatgatgatgttcGTGTTGGTGCCACTATCGGTCAACACACACTTTTGTCTGATCTCTCGCTAATACTCTCATCATGCAGCCCCAAACCTTAATTGACTGTCGCTGTCAGttcggtttttttttcatgcACTCGGGACAGTTGGCGCGTCTCACATCACTCGTGCAGATTGGGAGTTCAACAAAATATCTTAAAAGTATGAAAGTAGCAAGAAATTGAGGGCGGTTATGGAGAATAAAAACGGATGTATCTCTAAAATAACCTGCTGTAGACATTGTAGACGTTCTAGACCCCCACCCCCTGATTCGTGCAGGACATTAGCGCAGTGCCACCGTTTCGCCCGTTGGATTTGGCCAGTATGCACTATACATGCACCCTCTAACTGGTGCATGCACAAACCAACACATGCAAGGTCAGATTAATCTTGCCGCAACCTTGCTACAGTAACTACACATCCATCTGTGCTTCATCTCTCCCTATTCGCCATGATGATACTTCGACTAGCTCGAGTTCAGCCTGGAGTGTCTCTGCTGAGGGGACCGACGACCCGAATCTTCTCCCCAGGTCGACTGCCTGTGCGGCAACTGGTTGCtcggacacaaacacccctCACACTAACATCATCATGCCTGATTTCGCGACAGCTGTCGACGACCCGTCTCCTCGCCTTTTCCGCTCGGAAACCCGtcgccgagaagaagtttGACGACTACAAAAAGGTGTCGCTCAACGACGTGAAAAACAACCCGATTTACAAGTTTGTATATCTGTCAAAGCCGTGGTACCAATCTACCGGGTTCAGGATTCTTGCCGTGACCATGGGACTCGCCACCCTGCTGTATCTCTTTTCTGATGGCGCTCACAAGGTGCTGCGACACACGGGACACGCCATTGAAAGAATCTGGGTCGTTATGAAAGCCACATCAAGATGCGTCTGGCTGTACAGAaagactctcaagaaggagtatcccagcgaggaggagtacaagACCGCTTTATCCAAATGCCACAAGAAGGCGGCAGAAATCACTCTGCAGGCCATCCGAAAGAATTCGGGTGTCTACATCAAGCTGGGTCAACACATTGCTGCCCTGACGTACATTTTCCCTCCCGAATGGACAGAGACTATGATCCCTCTTCAGGACCAATGTCCCGAGTCGTCCATGGAGTCTATTCGAGCTATGATTAGAAAAGACACGGGCAAAAACCTCGACGATCTGTTCCTGGAGTTCAATGAAGTCCCCATGGGGGTGGCGTCATTGGCCCAAGTACACAAAGCAGTCACCATTGACGGAAGAGAGGTGGCTGTCAAGGTCCAACACCCCTCCCTGGCTGAATTTGTGCCCCTGGATGTCTACATGACTCGTACCATCTTCACCATTGTTGACCACTTTTTCCCAGACTACCCCCTGTCCTGGCTGTCTGATGAGATGCAAAGATCCATTTTCACTGAGCTGGACTTTACAGAAGAGGCCAACAACGCAGTCAAGACACGAGAATACTTCAAGGACACTTACAAGACCACCGCCCTTCGAATTCCCGAGGTTTACTGGTCCAAGCGACGCATTTTGGTGATGGAGTTTGTGGGGGGTTCGCGACTGGACAACAGACCCTACCTGGAAGACAACAACATCAGTCCCGACGAGGTGTCCGCCTGTCTGTCTCATATCTTCGATACCATGATTTTCCGACCCGGAGCTGGTCTTCATTGTGATCCTCACGGCGGTAACCTTGCCATTCGAACACGAGACAACTCCCGAGGTGGCCATAACTTTGAAATTGTTCTCTACGACCATGGACTTTACAGATTTGTGCCCACCAACATCCAGCGTGACTATGCGCACTTTTGGCTTGCTCTGATTGATAGCAACGAAGCCGAAATGCGAAAGTACGCCAAGCGGTTTGCCAACATTGATGAGGACAAGTTTCCCTTGTTTGCCGCTGCCATCACCGGTCGAGATTTTAAGCATGCCACTTCTGATCTAAAATCTAAGCGATCACGGGCCGAGATTGAGAATATGGTCTCGACTATTGCTAGTGACGGTCTTTTGTCTGATATCATGACTTTGCTCCACTCAGTTCCGAGAGTGGTGCTTCTCATTTTCAAGACGAACGATTTGACCCGTCATCTCGACGAGACTCTCAATTCCTCTCTTGGAATCGAGAGAACTTTTCTCATCATGGCAACTTACTGTGCCAAGACAGTGCTTGAAGAGAGACGGGAGaatctcatcaagaagtacTCCAGGCTGGATATTCGGCGATGGATTGGAGAAGGGTTTGCCTGGGCCAGCTATCTGAGACGGCTGTTGCAGCTCAAGGCGTATGACTTTGGTCTCATGGTTAGCAACCTCTTTTAACCGctgacgacaacaacaagtaGAATGTAGATAGTGATATAACCAATTAATGAGGAGGTCGAGTGGACTCAAAGACCACTGCTCCGTTACTTATGATAAAGATAAAACAAAGGGTGTGTAAACGGAGACGGAGACGGAGAACGGAGAACGGAGAACGGAGAACGGAGAACGGAGAACGGAGAACGGAGAACGAAGAAGACCTCATAGCAGGAGTCTTATATGAAGGTTCTAACCCGTATAGCCCCTTATGACATTAGAGATCAGTACGGCAGACAAAATATGGAAGGGTAATGGGTAGGTGATAAGATACAAAGATTGTTCTAGCAGTTCAGAATTACAATCAGGGGGTTCATTTGGCTTTTTCGTGGTACTATACATACTGACAAAGAAGTTAATTATCAGTGTTTTGTCTATGAATGATGGATATTGCCATATCACTTGATTCTTTCAAGTAGATTGAGGTGTTTATTCCACTTGTCATTGTGAAATTGAAAGTATTGCGATGATGTGTAGTTGTAGTACATGTAGTACATGTATACTTAAAAATCATACTTAGTCAAGTAATACCTATCTAATATGTCAACAAAGTGTATTCACTAGACAATCACCTAAACGCTTACCAGATTCTATATTGATACGGAAAAGGGTGGAAATTTGCACATACTTGTTGTTAAAAGACCATTATTGGCAATTGTATTCCTCACGATTCTTCTTCCATCTTCCATATACCGTAACAagagttttttttttttttttttctgcatatacattcatttaattataactttgccgtgaaagaataaccttaAAAAGATCTCACGCGAGCTTCCTAACTAGTTAGTCTTTAACAATCTATAACAAACTCAGCATATCAATGGATACCTACTCTACCGCAACCACAACAAATGGCCAATCAACCGCCAAAGAAAATTGCTCCTGATTTCTGACGCAAATCCGAgtcaatcacgtgaccaacatGTTCCCTCCACGCGTCTCTATGACTAATTGTTTAGCCGCTCTGATAAGGATTAGCTTCCTTTGCATCTCCTAAGTCCGCCATGCATTCTGTGGGGGTCGACAAGGCGGAGCACTTCACACAGTGACTCAACTCCGTCACCATATCACCAAAAAACATGTCTGTGGGTTTTCCCGTCGATGGATGGTCCCCGAGACCCGCCTTTGCTCTCGATCAAACCCTCCAAGGCACCCATTGCAAACTGGTACCTCTGTCTCTCGACTACTCAGAGGACCTGTTTCAGGCCTACCAAACGGCCCCCGACCAGGACTGGTGGTATCTCCCCATTGACAAGCCCAAATCGACCGATGAGCTCAAGGCATACTTGCAGACACATCTGGACTCAGATCGAACGCCGTACGTGGTAATCGATAATGCGACCGGCAAGCCCGTGGGGTCCTGTTGCACCTTCAGAGTGGACCAGAATAACGGCACCATGGAGATCGGTTTCATTGCCTGGAGCCCCAAGATGCAGAGGACGCCTCTGTCGACCGAGGCGGTGTTTCTGCAGGCCCAGAACGCCTTCAACAAGGGCTACCGACGGGTAGAATGGAAGTGCGACTCCTGCAACGAGCCCTCCAAGAAGGCAGCCAACAGGCTGGGATTTACCTACGAGGGAACCTTCAGACAAGCCCAAGTGTACAAGGGAAGAAACAGAGACACTTCCTGGTTCTCGATAATTGATAGCGAATGGCCCGAGCTAGAGAAGGGCTTTGAAAAGTGGCTGAACAACGACAACTTTGACGAGAATGGCAAGCAGAAAACACCGCTTCATGAGGGCAACAGAAGTTGAACCAGGGTGGTCAAGATGCTAAGTTAATCAAAAGTTGCTGTACTCAAAACGATTCCAGATGATCGGATATCGAGTCAGACCGCTGTAATCAATACACTGCTATACCAGAATACCAACCAGCTACAAACGCTCAACCCACAAACGATTGCCAAAGATACTGTAACTGAGTGTGAAGAAGATCTAACTGTAATATCCAACTACCTGTAGTAACCAGTGATTGTCAAATTCTGCACATGTCCGTTCCCGAGTCAATTGAGCAAACGCCGCTCCTCTGCACTGACCCATTGACTCGGTCTACAATATCAATTAGTCAATTGGGCCTCAATTGCATCTCGTGGGCCATTCTTTACATTACCATCGTCTCATGGGTATTCTCCACACTACCATTGTCTCATGGGCATATCCAcactacaaccacacaTTGCGTGGCTCTCAGGTTCTCGTTGTGATATGCACTCGGCAAACACTCGTCAGCTCGCGCAAACACTGTCTTATAAAACTCTCAATTAATACATACCGCTTTTACGCTTAAAGCTGGTTGGGGACGGCCTGTCGAGAGGCGTTCAGAGCCTGCTTGACCTCGTCAACAGGGTGGTTGGCGGAGGGAGCAGGGGCCTTGGAAGGCACGGAAGGGAAAGAGGGCTCGGGCACAGCAACGGGCACAGCCACGGGGACGGGGACAGCAGCGACCTTGACGGGCTCGGAAGGCTTGAACTCGGCAGCGGCGGCGTTGGAGGCGTGGGCAGCAACGTTGGCGGGGGTAGAGGCCTTGGCGTTGGTGGGGACGccgccagcagcagcagacacgGGCTTGGAGGTGTGCTGGACGGAAGGATCAatggtggaagaagcaTGGGGGTTGACCTTGTTGGCATCGGCCTCAAGAGGGAAGCCACCTCGGGTGAGGCCGAGCTGGTCGGTAACCTTGGACACCTGCTGCTTGACGGTCTTGATGTGGGGACCAGCGGCAGCCTCAATCTGCTTCTGGACCTTGGAGAGCTCCTCGTGGACCTTCTCGGAGGCAACGTCAATGGTTTGGTCGATGGGCTCCTGGAACTGGAGGTAGACAGGGGGGATGGCGAAGGCGAGGATAGTGGCGGTGAGGGCGAGAGaccacacagacacaaacttGGTCACATGGTAGAGAACCCAAGTGAAGAGAGCAGcgtggaaggaggagtgCAGGTTGTCGGCGTCGAGGTAGCCCTTGACGTGGTCGAAGGCGGCAACGACGTTCTTGCCTAGAGCCTGGGCAAATCGGGTCACCGTGGCCTCGGACAGAGGAATGTAGGAGGAGGGCTTGTAGTAAGAGACAAGACCGTGCTTCTGGCCGGTGGCCTTGCCAGTGATAAACTCGGTGGCGACACCCAGGCCAATGGCCCAGTAGGAGAATCGCAGGGCCAGTCGGAAGAGGTTGCCGTACTTGGCGAGGTACAGCAGACCCAGAATGGTGACCAGCGACCGGGCGGAGGCGACGGGGTCGATCCAGGTCAGCACTCGGGGGAAATTGAGCTTGGATTTGGACACCACGGGGTGAGTGGGGTGGGTGGCGGTCTCGGTGGTGCCGGGGGCGTGAGCCACGGGGACGGTGTGAGCCGCGGGGGCAGTGTGAGCCACGGGCACAGTATGGTGGGAGGGAGTAGCAACGGGAGCAGACATTTTGGGGAGagggtgtgtgtgtgtagtgGTCTGGAActggtgtctgtgtcacttgtgtgtgtggtgcGAGATTTCTTGGGTCTGGCTCTCGTGCGATAGTCAATTAATCAACAGTTGATGTTGTGCGCAAACTCGGGAAGCAGAGAATTGGGGCTGGAGGATCCGGCTTTTGTGTCTGGGGGAAAACCTGAGAGGTGTGCGGTGTGGTGGTGCAGATGGGCTATCTCAAAAGTCAAGGCAGAAAAGATGTCAATATGTGAGCCGGCGTTGTAGGCTGAGTTTATTGCGTTGACGGCAAAGTTTATTTGAGCAATGTATAGGGGATATCATGTGGTGTCGGGAGTAGGGGGTGTAGTCAGCATGTGGCGGCGGGGGAAAAGTGCgggtggtcacgtgactggaaCCGGCCAGGGGGGGCAGTCCGTttagatcacgtgactctaCTACtagtgtgtgtgtgtgtggggtggggggttttgtttttctATCCTtttctgttgctgttcGGTTCATGTTGTTGTTCGGCTCATTCTGCATCATCTTAtgagtatgtatgtacagtgtcTGTTTTGACTGGCGCAATGTGTAGAGTTTAGCAACCTTGAGTCAGGACAATAGAGGGAGGAAATGATACCAGAGAGCCACAGTTTTCAGGTGGGAAAAGAAACGGGTAAAAAAATGGCAAACGATGGGATAAACAGTGGAGTATTGATTTCCACAGATATAGCAAGCTCTTAACCTGTTGGTGCCTCTTCATTGACTCCATATCGCATTTCTCGCGTGTCAAGTTGTCGGTACGACTTGTACTGATTGGGATTTCTTTTACGGCGGCGGTGATCACCACAGCAACGGATAAGAGAGCATCTTTCTGCTTGTTCTTTTGTAAAGAGGCGAGAGAGGTGTCCGAAAGGAGCGGAAAAACTACAGCAAGGTTGCTACAGAGTTCTTGTCGCGTGACCGGCGAAATCGGAGAGACTGGGTGTATATAGAGGACCAAAAAAGACAACCAAAAAGAACCTGTTCTGATCCATTGTGCATggtaccgt includes:
- a CDS encoding uncharacterized protein (Compare to YALI0B01694g, similar to Saccharomyces cerevisiae YLR253W; ancestral locus Anc_1.383, similar to uniprot|Q06567 Saccharomyces cerevisiae YLR253W Hypothetical 65.9 kDa protein in SSP120-HAP1 intergenic region) gives rise to the protein MMILRLARVQPGVSLLRGPTTRIFSPGRLPVRQLVARTQTPLTLTSSCLISRQLSTTRLLAFSARKPVAEKKFDDYKKVSLNDVKNNPIYKFVYLSKPWYQSTGFRILAVTMGLATLLYLFSDGAHKVLRHTGHAIERIWVVMKATSRCVWLYRKTLKKEYPSEEEYKTALSKCHKKAAEITLQAIRKNSGVYIKLGQHIAALTYIFPPEWTETMIPLQDQCPESSMESIRAMIRKDTGKNLDDLFLEFNEVPMGVASLAQVHKAVTIDGREVAVKVQHPSLAEFVPLDVYMTRTIFTIVDHFFPDYPLSWLSDEMQRSIFTELDFTEEANNAVKTREYFKDTYKTTALRIPEVYWSKRRILVMEFVGGSRLDNRPYLEDNNISPDEVSACLSHIFDTMIFRPGAGLHCDPHGGNLAIRTRDNSRGGHNFEIVLYDHGLYRFVPTNIQRDYAHFWLALIDSNEAEMRKYAKRFANIDEDKFPLFAAAITGRDFKHATSDLKSKRSRAEIENMVSTIASDGLLSDIMTLLHSVPRVVLLIFKTNDLTRHLDETLNSSLGIERTFLIMATYCAKTVLEERRENLIKKYSRLDIRRWIGEGFAWASYLRRLLQLKAYDFGLMVSNLF
- a CDS encoding uncharacterized protein (Compare to YALI0B01716g, similar to uniprot|Q848P2 uncultured bacterium Putative acetyltransferase), with the translated sequence MSVGFPVDGWSPRPAFALDQTLQGTHCKLVPLSLDYSEDLFQAYQTAPDQDWWYLPIDKPKSTDELKAYLQTHLDSDRTPYVVIDNATGKPVGSCCTFRVDQNNGTMEIGFIAWSPKMQRTPLSTEAVFLQAQNAFNKGYRRVEWKCDSCNEPSKKAANRLGFTYEGTFRQAQVYKGRNRDTSWFSIIDSEWPELEKGFEKWLNNDNFDENGKQKTPLHEGNRS
- a CDS encoding uncharacterized protein (Compare to YALI0B01738g, similar to Saccharomyces cerevisiae RTN2 (YDL204W) and RTN1 (YDR233C); ancestral locus Anc_8.454, weakly similar to uniprot|Q04947 Saccharomyces cerevisiae YDR233c RTN1 Reticulon-like protein 1), translated to MSAPVATPSHHTVPVAHTAPAAHTVPVAHAPGTTETATHPTHPVVSKSKLNFPRVLTWIDPVASARSLVTILGLLYLAKYGNLFRLALRFSYWAIGLGVATEFITGKATGQKHGLVSYYKPSSYIPLSEATVTRFAQALGKNVVAAFDHVKGYLDADNLHSSFHAALFTWVLYHVTKFVSVWSLALTATILAFAIPPVYLQFQEPIDQTIDVASEKVHEELSKVQKQIEAAAGPHIKTVKQQVSKVTDQLGLTRGGFPLEADANKVNPHASSTIDPSVQHTSKPVSAAAGGVPTNAKASTPANVAAHASNAAAAEFKPSEPVKVAAVPVPVAVPVAVPEPSFPSVPSKAPAPSANHPVDEVKQALNASRQAVPNQL